A genomic window from Candidatus Acidiferrales bacterium includes:
- a CDS encoding YvcK family protein: MHSQQTGGKTDRTGPPKAFAPMDRGKGRTLRIVALGGGTGLATLLTGLKKYVGPQGPLEPEELTALVTVTDDGGSSGRLRRDFRMLPPGDIRNCMVALSEDAALLARLFRYRFASGRGLKGHSFGNLFLTALTHVTGDFAEAVKLSSEVLAIRGQIFPSTTQNVTLRATLEDVRRVDGETRITASKGRIRRIELVPPNARPLPEALRAVEEADLITIGPGSLFTSMIPNLLVRGMAKKIRQSKATKVFICNLMTQPHESIGLTAAQHVEAIHDHAGGKLINWVVLNGKAVSPALLEKYRRQGADQVRNDLEALDRLGVGYIVEDLLVEDRVARHDPDKLAQLLLLRIP; encoded by the coding sequence CGGCAAGACGGATCGCACAGGCCCTCCCAAAGCCTTCGCCCCGATGGATCGGGGCAAGGGACGGACGCTACGGATAGTTGCCCTCGGCGGCGGGACGGGGCTCGCCACGCTTCTGACGGGACTCAAGAAGTACGTCGGGCCTCAAGGGCCGCTTGAGCCGGAAGAATTGACGGCGCTGGTAACGGTGACCGACGACGGCGGGAGTTCGGGCCGGCTGCGCCGCGACTTCCGCATGCTCCCTCCGGGCGACATCCGCAACTGCATGGTGGCCCTCTCCGAGGATGCCGCTCTGCTCGCCCGTCTCTTTCGCTATCGCTTTGCTTCCGGCAGAGGTCTCAAAGGACACAGCTTCGGCAATCTCTTCCTGACCGCCCTGACCCATGTCACCGGCGATTTTGCCGAAGCCGTCAAACTCTCGAGCGAAGTGCTCGCCATCCGGGGACAAATTTTTCCCTCCACCACCCAGAACGTCACCCTGCGCGCAACCCTGGAGGACGTCCGGAGGGTGGATGGTGAAACCCGCATCACCGCCAGCAAAGGCCGCATACGCCGCATCGAGCTGGTTCCGCCGAACGCCCGCCCCTTGCCGGAAGCGCTGCGCGCCGTCGAGGAAGCCGACCTGATCACCATCGGCCCCGGGTCGCTTTTCACCAGCATGATTCCGAACCTGTTGGTGCGCGGGATGGCCAAAAAGATCCGCCAGTCGAAGGCCACCAAGGTCTTCATCTGCAATCTCATGACGCAACCCCACGAATCGATCGGCTTGACGGCCGCGCAGCACGTCGAGGCTATCCATGACCATGCCGGAGGAAAATTGATCAATTGGGTGGTGCTCAATGGAAAAGCTGTTTCCCCGGCCCTGCTGGAAAAGTATCGCCGCCAGGGGGCCGACCAGGTTCGAAACGACCTTGAGGCGCTCGATCGCCTCGGGGTGGGTTACATCGTCGAGGACCTTCTGGTCGAGGACCGCGTGGCCCGGCACGACCCTGATAAGCTCGCTCAACTCCTTCTTCTGCGCATTCCTTGA
- the glmU gene encoding bifunctional UDP-N-acetylglucosamine diphosphorylase/glucosamine-1-phosphate N-acetyltransferase GlmU yields the protein MKHPELAVLILAAGKGTRIKSNLAKVLHRAGGRTLLEAVLAAVKPLGARAVFVVVGHQAEEVARIAEAAGAKVIIQKPQLGTGHAVRVARRKLSRGFADILILPGDAPLVRTQSLAELLECHRHAGAAATLMTAILPDPTGYGRIVRRAAAVERIVEEKSLKPDERQIAEVNSSIYVFRPPKLFPLLERLGRNNPHREFYLTDVIALLREAGEEVAGYTVADFHEALGANTRAELAEMDRILRRRKAEALMAAGVSIYMPETVMIDADVSVGADTTIEPGVQLLGKTKIGRGCLIRSYSVLTDAIVEDRVTVRPWCLVTQSRLGKDTVVGPFAHLRDGAEIRPGARVGNYVEVKKSVLGEGAKAMHLSYLGDAKIGKKTNIGAGTITCNYDGVKKNPTRIGDNVFVGSGTELIAPIKIGDKVYVAAGSTLTENVPSGALAVARARQVNKPGWVRAQKRIAAAEARRPRTRKTGQRGGRRGKKRSRRR from the coding sequence GTGAAACATCCTGAACTCGCTGTTCTCATTCTTGCCGCCGGCAAAGGCACCCGGATCAAATCCAACCTGGCCAAGGTGCTGCACCGGGCGGGTGGGAGAACGCTTTTGGAAGCCGTGCTCGCCGCGGTCAAACCGCTTGGCGCCCGCGCCGTCTTTGTCGTGGTTGGGCACCAGGCCGAAGAGGTGGCTCGTATTGCCGAGGCAGCCGGAGCGAAAGTAATCATTCAGAAGCCCCAGCTCGGCACCGGCCACGCGGTCAGGGTAGCGCGCCGAAAACTCTCGCGGGGATTTGCTGACATCCTGATTCTTCCGGGGGACGCGCCTCTTGTCCGCACCCAAAGTCTCGCTGAGCTGCTCGAGTGTCATCGCCATGCCGGCGCCGCGGCCACCCTCATGACCGCCATCCTGCCCGATCCCACCGGCTACGGCAGAATTGTGCGCCGCGCCGCTGCCGTGGAACGCATTGTCGAGGAAAAGTCTCTCAAGCCGGACGAGCGCCAAATTGCCGAAGTCAACTCATCCATCTATGTTTTCCGCCCGCCCAAACTCTTTCCCCTCCTCGAACGGCTGGGCCGAAACAATCCGCACCGGGAGTTCTACCTCACCGACGTCATCGCCCTCCTGCGGGAAGCGGGCGAGGAGGTGGCCGGCTACACTGTCGCTGATTTTCACGAGGCGCTGGGCGCCAACACCCGCGCCGAACTGGCGGAAATGGACCGCATCCTCCGCCGGCGCAAGGCCGAAGCCTTGATGGCCGCAGGGGTGAGCATCTACATGCCGGAAACGGTGATGATTGACGCCGATGTTTCCGTCGGCGCCGACACCACCATCGAGCCGGGCGTCCAATTGCTCGGCAAGACAAAAATCGGTCGCGGCTGTTTGATTCGCTCCTATTCGGTTCTAACGGACGCTATCGTGGAGGACAGAGTCACTGTCCGCCCGTGGTGCCTTGTAACTCAATCCCGCCTCGGCAAGGACACCGTGGTGGGGCCCTTTGCTCACCTTCGCGACGGGGCGGAAATTCGCCCGGGGGCGCGCGTGGGCAACTACGTGGAGGTGAAAAAGTCCGTCCTGGGCGAAGGCGCCAAGGCGATGCATCTTTCCTACCTCGGCGACGCCAAAATCGGCAAGAAGACCAACATCGGCGCCGGCACCATCACCTGCAATTATGACGGCGTCAAAAAGAATCCCACCCGGATCGGCGACAACGTGTTTGTCGGCAGCGGTACCGAGCTGATCGCCCCCATCAAAATCGGAGATAAAGTCTATGTGGCGGCCGGTTCCACGTTAACGGAGAACGTGCCCTCGGGCGCACTTGCCGTCGCTCGCGCGCGACAGGTGAACAAACCGGGCTGGGTGCGGGCGCAGAAGCGAATCGCCGCCGCCGAAGCGCGGCGGCCCCGCACCAGGAAGACAGGCCAGCGAGGTGGACGCCGGGGCAAGAAACGGAGCCGGCGCCGTTGA
- the purQ gene encoding phosphoribosylformylglycinamidine synthase subunit PurQ: MKFGVIVFPGSNCDHDAYHVIGKILAQPVEWVWHQSAAVHHLDAILLPGGFSYGDYLRTGAIARFSPVMKAVEKFAASGGLVLGVCNGFQILCEAGLLPGAFVRNRSLKFICRPVHLRVETTETPFTNVCRRGQVLEIPIAHGDGNYVVDPDTLSELEQQNRIVFRYSTPAGELRDEANPNGSTDAIAGVLNRERNVLGMMPHPERASELLMGSVDGRLIFQSMVASLVTH, encoded by the coding sequence ATGAAATTTGGCGTCATCGTTTTTCCCGGCTCGAATTGCGACCACGACGCCTACCATGTCATCGGAAAAATTCTGGCGCAACCGGTCGAATGGGTCTGGCACCAGTCCGCCGCCGTCCACCACCTCGACGCCATCCTTCTTCCGGGAGGCTTTTCGTACGGCGACTACCTGCGCACCGGCGCCATTGCTCGCTTCTCACCGGTGATGAAGGCAGTGGAGAAATTTGCCGCGAGCGGCGGGTTGGTGCTGGGCGTTTGCAATGGCTTTCAGATTCTCTGCGAGGCGGGACTGCTGCCCGGGGCCTTCGTGCGCAACCGCTCGCTCAAGTTCATCTGCCGGCCCGTCCATCTGCGGGTCGAGACGACTGAGACGCCCTTCACCAACGTCTGCCGGAGGGGCCAGGTGCTCGAAATTCCCATCGCGCACGGCGACGGCAACTATGTTGTCGATCCCGATACCCTTTCCGAACTCGAGCAGCAAAATCGGATTGTGTTTCGCTACTCGACCCCGGCGGGCGAACTGCGCGATGAAGCCAATCCGAACGGTTCGACGGACGCGATCGCCGGTGTCTTGAATCGCGAGCGGAACGTTCTCGGGATGATGCCGCATCCGGAACGCGCTTCGGAATTGCTGATGGGCTCGGTGGATGGTCGGCTGATTTTTCAGTCCATGGTGGCCAGCCTCGTGACCCACTAG